A single window of Agromyces aureus DNA harbors:
- a CDS encoding bile acid:sodium symporter family protein, translating into MNIDDVVLNFTPGSMIALNIVLGFIMFGIALDTAPSDFTAVLKAPKAMIIAMLAQIILLPAVTFGLTLLLNVQASIALGMILVACCPPGNISQVLTYRARGNVALSVSMTAVANVLYIFILPISVVFWGSLHPTASELVRTVSLNGWQMLLEIFLIIGLPFFAGLFIRAKWPRFAGRVQPYARWISLAALVGFIAIALIGNWAIFMAYIGVVLVAVFLHDAIALGLGYASARIGGLPSRERKAITFEVGIRNAGLGLGLVFTFFGGLGGMAIVAGWWGIWDIVAGLLLATAWARVTRRADAAYAASHASTASSGPGADGDPVGDAPVSPGSPGDGGRTARPEASA; encoded by the coding sequence ATGAACATCGACGACGTCGTCCTGAACTTCACGCCCGGCTCGATGATCGCCCTGAACATCGTGCTCGGGTTCATCATGTTCGGCATCGCGCTCGACACCGCGCCGTCGGACTTCACGGCCGTGCTCAAGGCCCCGAAGGCGATGATCATCGCGATGCTCGCGCAGATCATCCTGCTGCCGGCCGTGACCTTCGGGCTCACGCTGCTGCTGAACGTGCAGGCCTCGATCGCGCTCGGCATGATCCTCGTGGCGTGCTGCCCGCCTGGCAACATCTCGCAGGTGCTCACGTACCGTGCGCGCGGCAACGTGGCGCTCTCGGTGTCGATGACGGCCGTCGCGAACGTGCTGTACATCTTCATCCTGCCGATCAGCGTCGTGTTCTGGGGCAGCCTGCACCCGACCGCGTCGGAGCTCGTGCGCACCGTGAGCCTGAACGGCTGGCAGATGCTGCTCGAGATCTTCCTCATCATCGGCCTGCCGTTCTTCGCGGGTCTCTTCATCCGCGCCAAGTGGCCGCGGTTCGCCGGCCGCGTGCAGCCCTACGCCCGCTGGATCAGCCTCGCCGCGCTCGTCGGCTTCATCGCGATCGCCCTCATCGGCAACTGGGCGATCTTCATGGCGTACATCGGCGTCGTGCTCGTCGCCGTGTTCCTGCACGATGCGATCGCGCTCGGCCTCGGTTACGCGAGCGCGCGCATCGGCGGCCTGCCGAGCCGCGAGCGCAAGGCCATCACGTTCGAGGTCGGGATCCGCAACGCGGGCCTCGGCCTGGGCCTCGTGTTCACCTTCTTCGGCGGCCTCGGCGGCATGGCGATCGTCGCCGGCTGGTGGGGCATCTGGGACATCGTCGCGGGGCTCCTGCTCGCGACGGCCTGGGCTCGCGTCACCAGGAGAGCGGATGCCGCGTACGCGGCGTCGCACGCCTCCACGGCATCGAGCGGGCCCGGCGCCGACGGCGACCCGGTCGGCGACGCGCCGGTCTCCCCTGGCTCCCCCGGCGACGGCGGCCGCACTGCGCGCCCGGAGGCCTCCGCATGA
- a CDS encoding flavin-containing monooxygenase, protein MNPIALIGAGPSGLAGARALSRAGIPFHGFEAGADVGGLWNIDNPRSTMYESAHLISSRTTTEFAEFPMRSTADYPSHRELLRYFGEYADEFGLREHYSFATRVTSVEPLPVADGETPGASGWRVIAIGPDGETSGDYSAVVLANGTLAEPNAPSFRGEFSGEILHTSAYKSPKVFDGRRVLIIGAGNSGCDIAVDAVHHAASVDLSVRRGYYFVPRYLFGRPSDTLNQGRPLPAPIKQFIDKRVLQAFTGDPVRFGFPKPDYRIYESHPIVNTLILNHLGQGDLRIVPDLDRFDGSTVHFSDGTSGEYDLVMLATGYHLDYPFVDREHLNWTAASPKLYLNMFPPSFNGLFVLGMIEASGIGWQGRAEQAELIAAYLAAQRDAPEAAAAFRSRADAAWPDLSGGYRYLGLERMSYYVNKDAYRRTVKKLLGTLPAASASKQTVSA, encoded by the coding sequence GTGAACCCCATCGCCCTCATCGGAGCGGGCCCCTCCGGCCTCGCCGGTGCTCGCGCGCTCAGCCGCGCCGGCATCCCCTTCCACGGATTCGAGGCCGGCGCCGACGTCGGCGGCCTCTGGAACATCGACAACCCGCGCTCGACCATGTACGAGTCGGCCCACCTCATCTCGAGCCGCACGACGACCGAGTTCGCCGAGTTCCCGATGCGCTCCACGGCCGACTACCCGAGCCACCGCGAGCTGCTCCGGTACTTCGGGGAGTACGCCGACGAGTTCGGCCTCCGCGAGCACTACAGCTTCGCGACGCGCGTGACCTCGGTCGAGCCGCTGCCGGTCGCCGATGGCGAGACGCCGGGCGCGAGCGGATGGCGCGTGATCGCGATCGGCCCCGACGGCGAGACCTCGGGCGACTACTCCGCCGTCGTGCTCGCCAACGGCACGCTCGCCGAGCCCAATGCGCCCTCGTTCCGGGGCGAGTTCTCGGGCGAGATCTTGCACACGAGCGCCTACAAGTCGCCGAAGGTGTTCGACGGCAGGCGCGTGCTCATCATCGGCGCCGGCAACTCGGGCTGCGACATCGCGGTCGACGCGGTGCACCACGCGGCATCCGTCGACCTGTCCGTGCGACGCGGGTACTACTTCGTGCCCCGCTACCTCTTCGGCAGGCCGTCGGACACGCTCAACCAGGGCCGACCGCTGCCCGCGCCGATCAAGCAGTTCATCGACAAGCGCGTGCTGCAGGCGTTCACGGGCGACCCGGTGCGGTTCGGGTTCCCGAAGCCCGACTACAGGATCTACGAATCGCACCCGATCGTGAACACGCTGATCCTCAACCACCTCGGCCAGGGCGACCTGCGCATCGTGCCCGACCTCGACCGCTTCGACGGCAGCACGGTGCACTTCTCCGACGGCACCTCGGGCGAGTACGACCTCGTCATGCTCGCGACCGGGTACCACCTCGACTACCCGTTCGTCGATCGCGAGCACCTGAACTGGACGGCGGCCTCGCCGAAGCTCTACCTCAACATGTTCCCGCCGTCGTTCAACGGCCTCTTCGTGCTCGGCATGATCGAGGCGTCGGGCATCGGCTGGCAGGGTCGCGCCGAGCAGGCCGAGCTCATCGCCGCCTACCTCGCGGCCCAGCGCGACGCCCCGGAAGCGGCAGCGGCGTTCCGATCCAGGGCGGATGCCGCGTGGCCCGACCTCAGCGGCGGGTACCGGTACCTCGGGCTCGAACGCATGTCGTACTACGTCAACAAGGACGCCTACCGGCGCACCGTGAAGAAACTGCTCGGCACGCTGCCCGCGGCATCCGCCTCGAAGCAGACGGTCAGCGCATGA
- the pta gene encoding phosphate acetyltransferase, whose protein sequence is MAHGIYICSAEGNTGKSTVALGVLDTLTRRATRVGVFRPIARSTDERDYVLDLLLAHDAVVPLAYEEAIGVDYDAVHADPEGALAEIVRRYKAIEHRCDAVVILGSDFTDVGSPTELAYNARIAANLAAPVLLVLGGRVGGGIRQRAEHLGQAEARTPDDLAQLADLAVEELAREHSTLLGVVVNRADAEHLDEIVAALQPVMKRVPAHEAAGRDALGAASVAVWAIPEDQVLVAPSVRSIMHAVEGELATGDPDLLDREALGVVIAAMSMENVLTRLIEGSIVIIPADRSEVLLGVLTAHSSANFPSIAGIVLVGGFPLSEQVERLVEGLRAGLPIIRTTLGSYDTAVAITQTRGRLAAESQRKRDTALSLFEKHVDGQALLDLLDVAAPDVVTPLMFEYGLLERARSDRKHIVLPEGYDDRVLRAAATLLTRDVADLTILGEEIEVRSRAIGLGLDLSRATVLSNHDFVHVARFAEEYQKRRAHKGVTLEQARDTVQDVSYFGTMMVELGLADGMVSGAVHTTAHTIRPAFEIVKTKPGVEVVSSVFLMALADRVLVYGDCAVVPDPTAEQLADIAISSARTAEQFGIEPRVAMLSYSTGESGSGADVDKVRRATAIVRERAPELAVEGPIQYDAAADAAVARTKLPESDVAGRATVFIFPDLNTGNNTYKAVQRSAGAVAIGPVLQGLNKPVNDLSRGALVQDIVNTVAITAIQAADAS, encoded by the coding sequence GTGGCGCACGGGATCTACATCTGCTCGGCCGAAGGCAACACCGGAAAGTCGACGGTCGCCCTCGGGGTGCTCGACACCCTGACCAGGCGCGCGACCCGCGTCGGCGTGTTCAGGCCGATCGCGAGGTCCACCGACGAGCGCGACTACGTGCTCGACCTGCTGCTCGCCCACGACGCGGTCGTGCCGCTCGCCTACGAGGAGGCCATCGGCGTCGACTACGACGCCGTGCACGCCGACCCCGAGGGTGCGCTCGCCGAGATCGTGCGCCGCTACAAGGCCATCGAGCACCGCTGCGACGCGGTCGTGATCCTCGGTTCCGACTTCACGGATGTCGGCAGCCCCACCGAGCTCGCCTACAACGCCCGCATCGCGGCGAACCTCGCCGCCCCCGTGCTGCTCGTGCTCGGCGGTCGCGTCGGCGGCGGCATCCGTCAGCGCGCCGAGCACCTCGGGCAGGCCGAGGCTCGCACGCCCGACGACCTCGCCCAGCTCGCCGACCTCGCGGTCGAGGAGCTCGCTCGCGAGCACTCCACGCTCCTCGGCGTCGTCGTCAATCGCGCCGACGCCGAGCACCTCGACGAGATCGTCGCGGCCCTGCAGCCCGTCATGAAGCGCGTGCCCGCGCACGAGGCCGCGGGGCGCGATGCGCTCGGCGCGGCATCCGTCGCCGTGTGGGCGATCCCCGAAGACCAGGTGCTCGTGGCGCCGTCGGTTCGCTCGATCATGCACGCGGTCGAGGGCGAGCTCGCGACCGGCGACCCCGACCTGCTCGACCGCGAGGCGCTCGGCGTCGTGATCGCGGCCATGTCGATGGAGAACGTGCTGACGCGGCTCATCGAGGGCTCGATCGTGATCATCCCGGCCGATCGCAGCGAGGTGCTGCTCGGCGTGCTGACGGCGCACTCGTCGGCGAACTTCCCGTCGATCGCGGGCATCGTGCTCGTGGGCGGGTTCCCGCTCTCCGAGCAGGTCGAGCGGCTTGTCGAGGGCCTGCGCGCGGGCCTGCCGATCATCCGCACGACGCTCGGCAGCTACGACACCGCGGTCGCGATCACGCAGACGCGAGGCCGCCTCGCCGCCGAGTCGCAGCGCAAGCGCGACACCGCGCTCTCGCTCTTCGAGAAGCACGTCGACGGGCAGGCGCTGCTCGACCTGCTCGACGTGGCCGCGCCCGACGTCGTGACGCCGCTCATGTTCGAGTACGGCCTGCTCGAGCGCGCGCGCAGCGACCGCAAGCACATCGTGCTGCCCGAGGGGTACGACGACCGGGTGCTCCGCGCGGCCGCGACCCTGCTCACGCGCGACGTCGCCGACCTCACGATCCTCGGCGAGGAGATCGAGGTGCGCTCGCGCGCGATCGGACTCGGCCTCGACCTCTCGCGGGCGACCGTGCTCTCGAACCATGACTTCGTGCACGTCGCGCGCTTCGCCGAGGAGTACCAGAAGCGCCGCGCGCACAAGGGCGTCACGCTCGAGCAGGCCCGCGACACGGTTCAAGACGTGTCGTACTTCGGCACGATGATGGTCGAGCTCGGGCTCGCCGATGGCATGGTCTCCGGCGCCGTGCACACGACGGCCCACACGATCCGCCCGGCCTTCGAGATCGTGAAGACGAAGCCGGGCGTCGAGGTCGTCTCGAGCGTGTTCCTCATGGCGCTCGCCGATCGCGTGCTCGTGTACGGCGACTGCGCCGTGGTGCCCGACCCGACCGCCGAGCAGCTCGCCGACATCGCGATCTCTTCGGCGCGCACGGCCGAGCAGTTCGGCATCGAGCCGCGCGTCGCGATGCTCTCGTACTCGACCGGCGAGTCGGGCTCCGGTGCCGACGTCGACAAGGTGCGGCGGGCCACGGCGATCGTGCGCGAACGCGCACCCGAGCTCGCCGTCGAAGGGCCGATCCAGTACGACGCCGCGGCCGACGCGGCCGTCGCACGCACGAAGCTCCCCGAGTCCGACGTGGCGGGGCGGGCGACCGTGTTCATCTTCCCCGACCTCAACACCGGCAACAACACGTACAAGGCCGTGCAGCGCTCGGCCGGCGCCGTGGCCATCGGCCCCGTGCTGCAGGGACTCAACAAACCCGTCAACGACCTCTCGAGAGGGGCCCTCGTGCAGGACATCGTGAACACCGTGGCGATCACGGCGATCCAGGCGGCCGACGCGTCATGA
- a CDS encoding acetate/propionate family kinase, whose amino-acid sequence MSIVLVVNSGSSSLKYQLLDVETGHPLASGLVERIGTTDGHVKHTASVAGDGEPTVWDTAVDAPDHDAAFAVMLEAFASHGPSLEEHAPVAVGHRVVQGGARFFEPTVITELVKINIDELSVLAPLHNPANLAGIVAAERAFPGVPHVAVFDTAFHQTMPPAAYTYAIDRALAEKHRVRRYGFHGTSHRFVSRAAAEFLGRPVEELQLIVLHLGNGASACAVAEGRSIDTSMGMTPLEGLVMGTRSGDIDPAVLLHLQRRAGLDADATDRLLNSQSGILGLSGHADMRDLEAAREAGDEASVIAFDVYTHRLRSYIGAYAAQLGRVDAIVFTAGVGENSATVRAAALAGLDWFGVEVDDERNRSRERGARRISTDASRTAVLVVPTNEELEIARQALEVVRG is encoded by the coding sequence ATGAGCATCGTCCTCGTCGTCAACTCGGGCTCCTCCTCACTGAAGTACCAGCTGCTCGACGTCGAGACGGGGCATCCGCTCGCCAGTGGGCTGGTCGAACGCATCGGCACGACCGACGGGCACGTGAAGCACACGGCCTCGGTGGCCGGCGACGGCGAGCCGACGGTCTGGGATACCGCGGTCGACGCGCCCGACCACGACGCCGCCTTCGCGGTGATGCTCGAGGCCTTCGCCTCGCACGGCCCCTCGCTCGAGGAGCACGCACCGGTCGCCGTCGGTCATCGCGTCGTGCAGGGCGGAGCCAGGTTCTTCGAGCCGACCGTCATCACCGAACTCGTGAAGATCAACATCGACGAGCTCTCGGTGCTCGCGCCGCTGCACAACCCGGCGAACCTCGCGGGCATCGTCGCGGCCGAGCGCGCGTTCCCCGGCGTGCCGCACGTCGCCGTGTTCGACACCGCGTTCCACCAGACGATGCCCCCGGCCGCCTACACGTACGCCATCGACCGCGCGCTCGCCGAGAAGCACCGGGTGCGGCGCTACGGCTTCCACGGCACCTCGCACCGGTTCGTGTCGCGTGCCGCGGCCGAGTTCCTCGGGCGACCGGTCGAGGAGTTACAGCTCATCGTGCTGCACCTCGGCAACGGCGCCTCGGCGTGCGCGGTCGCCGAGGGGCGCTCCATCGACACGAGCATGGGCATGACGCCGCTCGAGGGGCTCGTCATGGGCACCCGCTCGGGCGACATCGACCCCGCCGTGCTGCTGCACCTGCAGCGCCGCGCGGGGCTCGACGCCGACGCGACCGACCGGCTGCTCAACTCGCAGAGCGGCATCCTCGGTCTCAGCGGGCACGCCGACATGCGCGATCTCGAAGCCGCGCGCGAGGCCGGCGACGAGGCATCCGTCATCGCGTTCGACGTCTACACGCACCGCCTGCGCTCGTACATCGGGGCGTATGCGGCGCAGCTCGGCCGGGTCGACGCGATCGTGTTCACGGCCGGCGTCGGCGAGAACTCGGCGACCGTGCGCGCCGCGGCGCTCGCAGGTCTCGACTGGTTCGGGGTCGAGGTCGACGACGAGCGCAACCGGTCGCGCGAGCGCGGCGCCCGGCGCATCTCGACCGACGCCTCGCGCACGGCGGTGCTCGTGGTGCCCACGAACGAGGAGCTCGAGATCGCGCGGCAGGCGCTCGAGGTCGTTCGGGGCTGA
- a CDS encoding helix-turn-helix domain-containing protein, with product MDTSENPTTDAAATQATTPAAGQPSAVDTRTIDVRDAGSMRALAHPLRLRILGLLRGGGPHSVGMLVDATGAASGSISYHLGTLAKHGFVVPAPERERDGRERWWKSAHEMTTLHAEDYLGDPERREAAEAMRRTVLDSYHRELIDALDAELSLEPEWVTASDSSDGGAQLTVEEMRELTDDLQAVHAKWWARGREPRDGTRAVRWITHVFPRSES from the coding sequence ATGGACACCTCCGAGAACCCGACGACGGATGCCGCGGCGACCCAGGCGACGACGCCCGCCGCAGGGCAGCCGAGCGCCGTGGACACTCGCACCATCGACGTGCGCGACGCGGGCTCGATGCGCGCGCTCGCGCACCCGCTGCGCCTGCGCATCCTCGGACTGCTGCGAGGCGGAGGCCCGCACTCGGTCGGCATGCTCGTCGACGCGACGGGCGCGGCATCCGGCTCGATCAGCTACCACCTGGGCACGCTCGCGAAGCACGGGTTCGTCGTGCCGGCCCCCGAGCGCGAGCGCGACGGCCGCGAGCGCTGGTGGAAGTCGGCGCACGAGATGACCACGCTGCACGCCGAGGACTACCTCGGAGACCCCGAGCGACGCGAGGCCGCCGAGGCGATGCGGCGCACGGTGCTCGACTCGTACCACCGCGAGCTGATCGACGCCCTCGACGCCGAACTCTCGCTCGAGCCCGAGTGGGTCACTGCGTCCGACTCGAGCGACGGCGGCGCGCAGCTCACGGTCGAGGAGATGCGCGAACTCACCGACGACCTGCAGGCGGTGCACGCGAAGTGGTGGGCGCGCGGCCGCGAGCCCCGCGACGGCACCCGGGCGGTGCGCTGGATCACGCACGTCTTCCCTCGGAGCGAGTCGTGA
- a CDS encoding MFS transporter — protein sequence MSADGRGVREADAAAPVAPGVLAVAAMPGTVAAADELDAGSADASAADASAADASAADADTASDQPVTDAARRRLPILALFAAQFFSLAGNAIALIAIPIIALQQTGSPLAAGVAGVFATVPLVIGGALGGVLVDRFGYRLSSIVADVASGLTVVAIPILAATTGLHFGVLLALVFLGGLLDPPGDTAKTVLVPDLAALARMPLARAAGVQSTVQRTASMIGAGIAGVAVALVGPMPALVFDAAGFLVSAVLVLAFIPRAAAASAEARAVEDAAAEADADASADGTAGTGAKDGFVAGIRFLVRSPLLLAVVLLVTLTNAIDAAGITVLKPVYATEVLGEPGLLGAMVACFAAGALTGSAVFGWIGHRRSGRGLFAACFMLAGAPPYLAMAAGVPLPVLLVVLLCSGLAAGMLNPMIATAMYQEVPDGMRARVFGAMTAGVAASMPLGALVGGFAVEHVGLTPTLIGAGCLYLVLGSSPLFIRAFGGLAAGAAASAAAGQRT from the coding sequence GTGAGCGCCGACGGTCGGGGCGTCCGAGAGGCCGATGCCGCCGCTCCGGTCGCTCCCGGTGTTCTGGCGGTGGCCGCCATGCCCGGCACGGTCGCGGCTGCCGACGAGCTCGACGCGGGTTCGGCCGACGCGAGCGCTGCCGACGCGAGCGCTGCCGACGCGAGCGCTGCCGACGCGGACACGGCGTCCGACCAGCCGGTGACGGATGCCGCGCGCCGGCGCCTGCCGATCCTCGCGCTGTTCGCGGCGCAGTTCTTCTCGCTCGCGGGCAACGCGATCGCGCTCATCGCGATCCCGATCATCGCGCTGCAGCAGACCGGATCGCCGCTCGCCGCGGGCGTCGCCGGCGTCTTCGCGACCGTGCCGCTCGTGATCGGCGGCGCGCTCGGCGGCGTGCTCGTCGACCGCTTCGGCTACCGCCTCTCGAGCATCGTCGCCGACGTCGCGAGCGGGCTCACGGTCGTCGCGATCCCGATCCTCGCGGCCACGACGGGGCTTCACTTCGGCGTGCTGCTCGCCCTCGTGTTCCTCGGCGGGCTGCTCGATCCGCCAGGGGACACCGCGAAGACCGTGCTCGTGCCCGACCTCGCGGCGCTCGCGCGCATGCCCCTCGCGCGCGCGGCGGGCGTGCAGTCGACCGTGCAGCGCACCGCATCGATGATCGGTGCCGGCATCGCCGGTGTGGCCGTGGCGCTCGTCGGACCGATGCCCGCGCTCGTGTTCGACGCGGCCGGATTCCTCGTCTCCGCGGTGCTCGTGCTCGCGTTCATCCCGCGGGCGGCGGCCGCGTCGGCCGAAGCGCGCGCCGTCGAGGACGCGGCAGCCGAGGCCGACGCCGACGCGTCCGCCGACGGAACCGCGGGCACGGGTGCGAAGGACGGCTTCGTCGCCGGCATCCGCTTCCTGGTGCGATCGCCGCTGCTGCTCGCGGTGGTGCTGCTCGTGACGCTGACGAATGCGATCGACGCCGCAGGCATCACCGTGCTGAAGCCGGTCTACGCGACCGAGGTGCTGGGCGAACCCGGCCTGCTCGGCGCCATGGTCGCGTGCTTCGCGGCGGGCGCGCTCACCGGATCGGCCGTGTTCGGGTGGATCGGCCACCGCCGCTCAGGGCGCGGACTGTTCGCCGCGTGCTTCATGCTCGCCGGAGCGCCGCCGTACCTCGCCATGGCGGCCGGCGTGCCGCTGCCGGTGCTGCTCGTGGTGCTGCTCTGCTCCGGCCTCGCGGCCGGCATGCTCAACCCGATGATCGCCACCGCCATGTACCAGGAGGTGCCCGACGGCATGCGCGCGCGGGTGTTCGGCGCGATGACCGCGGGCGTCGCGGCGTCGATGCCGCTGGGCGCGCTCGTCGGCGGATTCGCGGTCGAGCACGTCGGCCTCACGCCGACGCTCATCGGGGCCGGGTGCCTCTACCTCGTGCTCGGCTCGAGCCCGCTGTTCATCCGGGCGTTCGGTGGCCTCGCCGCGGGTGCCGCCGCGAGTGCGGCCGCGGGTCAGCGCACGTGA
- a CDS encoding TraR/DksA family transcriptional regulator — protein sequence MTATTMTPAQLTRFEARLRAERADAEERLAEFDDAMTAVRIARSDATADDEHDPEGPTMTQEWSQRTAVLADVRAELADVDRALARIADGTYGFCTNCGKRIMVARLDARPTAELCIDCARHVR from the coding sequence ATGACGGCGACGACGATGACACCGGCACAGCTCACGAGATTCGAGGCGAGGCTGCGCGCCGAGCGGGCCGACGCCGAGGAGCGCCTGGCCGAATTCGACGACGCGATGACCGCGGTGCGGATCGCGAGATCGGATGCCACGGCCGACGACGAGCACGACCCCGAGGGGCCGACGATGACCCAGGAGTGGTCGCAGCGCACCGCCGTGCTCGCCGACGTGCGCGCCGAACTCGCCGACGTCGACCGCGCCCTCGCGCGCATCGCCGACGGCACCTACGGCTTCTGCACGAACTGCGGCAAGCGCATCATGGTCGCGCGTCTCGACGCGCGCCCGACCGCCGAGCTCTGCATCGACTGCGCGCGTCACGTGCGCTGA